The region ATGCATGGCCTTGAGTTCGATTTTTCAGCGTCAAATTCTTGGGGCCACTAGAAGAGACTTCCGATCGATCTACCAGGGCCCATCACATGACTAGTCGAGGTGCGCACAAGCTGGTTCGGACACCATGTTTATCCCCCAAAAAAATCAATTTGCTTTGTTTTCACCAGTGAACTAACACCACCAACTTCTCCAGAATCTAGTGAGTCGTCTGGGATAGATTCATGTTCATAAAATCATGTGCTATATAgctatacttagtaagcattaaCAACATTAAGCCTTACTGGCTAATAAAAAGCTGGTCCTAATTCTGAACTGACAAGAGTAGAACATGTTCATGGACTGACCAAGAGTCTTTTTTACTAGTGTTTTCAGATATCCCTGTACAAACACTCAAAATGATTGAAATCCATGATCTGTAAACAATTTACATTACCCCCAACATTGTTGGAGTTGATATGTTTGTTCAAAGTATGTAATTGGGACTTCCCTGTAGAACAGTAAGATATTCTTATCATGGCCTCAAGGATTTCTGACCGGCATTAGAATCCATCCAAGATGTAATCACCTCCACAAGTAGGTTTATATCTTTTGATCTCTCTGTCCGAAGGACCCTTGAGTCCGTGCCTAATGTATTACCAACTTCTTTGGCTACAGTCTCCCATGGTGTACCTGCAGACAGATTTGCCAGAAACTCGCTTCCACGATTTACTGCATCAGCCATTGCTGGGGGAACATCCGGAATAGCCTGCAAAATGGAATGTTCCATAATATCTGACTGCTACACTTAAGGGTATTGGTTCTTTTATCGTGATCTTTCAAAGCATGTCAAAGAAGAAAGGGACAAAATACCTGTTGCAATGGAAGCCCATGATCACCGGGCATCAGGCGAATTGACATGTCCAGCATTGAACTAATGGATGATTCTGAGCTAAGCAATTGTGCCAGTGTGGAAGTTTCATCAATTGTATCATCTTTAAATTTCACCAAAAGATTTCGCGAAATGCCATAGTATGACTTTATCTGAATAGACATTCATAAATAGAGAGATAAGCAACTCAAGGACTTCATAATATTAAATTGAAAATGCAAAACTAGAGTTATACTAATATTGCAATGTCTAAACGGAGAGAAAGGGACAACCTAAAGATGCCATGTCATCCCTCTAGTGTAAATATATCAATAGTTTTAGTAACTTCCATATGAactcattgcattagtgcatatcAACGTACAGAAAAATTTCATGTGTTTGTGCCACACCATTGTCATATAATAAAAGCAAATAAATCGGGCGTTGGAAGCAAAAACACTCTAAGATGGCTTAGAGGTTTTCACAATAGCAAGTGTGATTTTTCAGGGAAAGAAAGAATCAGCAACCATATAATAGATAATAATATCTTCTGGAAAATGCATAATACAGCTAACTTATTGATGGTTAGAGGATTTCACTTACAAGTCTTCTAGTTTCTTCAGGTTTTGGAGTAAAATCTTCTCTTCCCTTCACTAAATCCATGTACAACGGAGGAAGTTGCTCAACTAAAGGAAGAACTTGCTTCATAATGGGAGGGCTAAGGTTTTCCAGTTGCTTCAGAGTCATCTCTGCCTGCAAGAAAAGCATTACTATGTTGGTCTGGTATGAAGAAGATAAGTGTTCCCTAAAGGGCAAACGCAAACATTTGTGTCCTCAATATATAGACCAGAAACATGAATTTTAGAATCTTCTGTGCTAATTTCACTAAATCACAAAAGTTTAATTTTAAACCAAGTAATTCCTGGGATCTGTTTTTTTTCCTGAACATATATGGTAATTTTAGTGTTGTGTGTACTGCAATGAGGCTGTAAAAATTTATGTTCAAACTCTTCCTTACATTCAATACCAATGAATAAACATCGTAATTCACAAGAGACAAGACAAAATGCAAGTAATTCACAGTGCTACTAAAATCCACACACATACACATCCAAAAGTAAAATATTGGAATAAGTGGCATTCTCACCCCGAGACGTATTGTTGGTGATGATGCAATCTGTGACAAAATTGGGCCAATGCTTTGAGCCATGGGGACAAGTACAGGTGAGAACAAAGGGATAGCTGAGCTTGCTTCCTGTGGCATAAGGAGAGAGTTGTGTAAACCTCATAAGTTCTCAAATGGGATCAGACAGCAAGTATATTTTGTTAAGATTTAAGATATCTTGGTTGATTATTAACCAAGATACTAGGTCTAGGTGATAAAATTACAGCTGTATTTACAAGCTGTCCAGTTTGATAGAATCTGCTTTTAGTTTCCTTCATTTCGTATGTTGAATAAGTTTGTACGTTTTCCTTCAGAACACACAATACAGTGATCAATACAACTTTCTTTCTGCagtgttttatattttttttctccaAATTTTCTGTCATATTATTTTCTGCctaaaaaataatacaagtacAGAGTTATGAGTTATGGGGGTAACTGAATTTCTCTGCCCAAGAAAGTTTACAAATTGACATACCTTGTTGTTAAATGCCATCAATACATTCCCATTTCTTTGTACAGCATATCTTGAACCTGGTCAAAAGCTTTGTAACAAATATAGAATAGCtcgtaataaaataaaaagggagCAGTTGGAAAAGGATAAGCTATACCAATTAAAAGGTGAATGACAGAACCCAAAGAATGGCCAATCCCAAAACTAGGAAGATCAGAAACCTGCAAAATATTGAGTGTCTGAGTTTTCATTTCcaagataatatatataaaacattCCAGTACTGTAGAATTTCCCTATAGCATATAGAGAACGTTTACTCACAGTATCCCTGAGAAACCTTAAACACCTATCAAACTTGAACTGGACTTCATCTGCAATGAAGAAGTAATCAAATCCACTCGCATAGGGGGTTGCAATGATCAAAACTCCCCTATGATGTGATAATGAAAGTGAAAAGAAGGCAGTCAGAGTAGTTAGACAGAAAGCAGAAATGAAAAATGGATGAATTAGATTAGGGACTGACTTCTCACTTCTCAGAGAGGCGTTCAAGAAACAAACGGTAGGTGAGCTGAGGTGCAGCACCAACAAATATACCCCCCACAAAATGAACAACGCACTTGGGTGGTATGCTTTTTGGTTTCAGAACCCATGCTCCCTGCTTGGTGAAGCACTTGTAtaaataattatatgattaaaattttaaaaaaattaccacCTAATAGAAAAATACTCTGTAGTCCGAGTACGAGCCAAATATCAAACACTCATTAGAAGCCTATGCCAATGCTTTCTTCTAACCCGTGATGAGCTCATCTTCGGACTATATTGTCTCTTATCATAAGAAAATGATATGCAAGTAATTCAAGAACCAGCTCATTATAGACTAAATGTCAAACATCCATTGGATATGCCAATTCCTTCAGCCCGGGGAAATTGGCAGGAATAACCTAATGCAAAACTAAAATTTGCATAAtgactttttcttttttaataaattttgaaaacaaagcTGATGTGGCACTTATAATACGAAATTAATATAGTTTATATAActtaaacttttaaaaaaaaaaaaagaggttaACGTTACTGAGGATATCTGAAGTCCTAAATTAGATACAAAACCCAGGAGTAGTCTCTTTCAAGACCTGGGTCTCTTTCTTCTCTGTTGCttactattttaattttttgagcAGTCAACATTCAACAATATACCCACTTTAAAAGAAATCAACAATGGAGACTTTAACAACATTTTCTCAGTCCTCACCAAATGAACAAGTaagaaattttgaatttagtGAAATAGAATGCTTTTCATTTTGAATTTATTGATAtacaatttcaaaaaaatttactaTAGTTTTAAGTTTATTTGTGTTGTTAGATTTAATCACAAATAGTAGACCCTCAAAATACACTGAAAGACCTAGGGATCGCTCACGATTGCTTGTACCAATCTTTGAAAGACCCTAAAAATGCATTGAGAGACCCTCGAGTTCTTAGGATCCTTTTTCCAATTTTGATTTAATGTTTATACTTAAAATGCCCTGAGAGACCCTAAGTCTCGTGTACCAATCTTTGTAAAGACCCTCAAAATACACTGAGAGACCCTTGGGTCTCAGGATTGCTTGTACTAATCTTTGAAAGACCCTTAAAATGCATTGAGAGACCCTTCAGGTCATAGGGTCCTTTTTCAATTTAATGTTTATACTTATTATTTTGCattgttttacaaaatatttcAGATTTGTAGAACTGCTTTCACAACAGATCTTCCTTGTGTGCCACGTGTTATTACGAATGAATATAAACATAGAAAATCAAAAGTTACCTTCAAGAGTCCATTGAGTGTGATTAAAGATATAAATTCGTGGCTAATAGACAGTGACAAGAATGTTTTTTGAAAATATGCTCAATTGGGTCGTTTGTTGGACCTCCCTACTAAAGGGCAATTTTGTGGGAGCTTATCACACCAAATAATTTTAAGGAGGATAAACTGTCAAAAAAAGCATGAGCTATGGTTTTTGATTCATGGAAAGCCTGTGAGGTTCTCTCTCCAAGAATTTGCAATAGTATTTGGATTAGATACTGGTAACGGACCACCTGAAGAATTAGAAGTGGTTAAATCAaagaacaatttaatgaaaaagtACTTCAATAATGAATCGATAAAAATAATGGATGTAGCCCGTGTCTTAAATAATATACCAAAAGAGGAAAGGAAGAAAGACAGAGTAAAGTAGTGCTTTATCAACATGCTTAGTGTGTTTCTCATAATGCCAAGTCCCACTTCGACAATAGAACCATATCGCCAAGTTGTGCACTAGCTGTAGCCAATATGGTTCTATTGACGAAGTGAGACTTGACATTATGAGAAACACACTAAGCATGTAGATTCTTTCGTCCTTTCCTCTTTTGGTATATTATTTAAAGCATGGGCTACATCCGTTATTTTTATCGACTCATTATTGAagtactttttctttaaattgTTCTTTGATTTAACCACTTCCAATTCTTCACGTGTTGGTCCGCCACCAATATCTAATCCGGATACTTTTGCAAATTCTTGGAGAGAGAACCTCACAGGCTTTTCATGAATCAAAAACCATAGCTCATGCTTTTTTTGACAGTTTATCATTCTTAAAATTATTTGATGTGATAAGCTCCCACAAAATTGCCCTTCAGTAGGGAGGTCCAACAAACGACGCAATTGAGCATATTTTCTAAAAACATTCTTGTCATTGTCTATTAGCcacaaatttatatttttaatcacACTTAATGGACTCTTGGAGGTAACTTTTGATTTTCTATGCttatagggtttatactttttttgaccctgtgttttgtctcattacctgtttaaaccctgtgttttgacaaattactttttggaccctatgttttgtaaaatagttaaatagaaccctaaacccgattttggtcaatgttttctctactaaaatcacaaataattcaccaaattaataattcagaacaaaaataaaatcattctgcttaaaaactgtgctgttatattcaattttttcttcatcaaaattgagtttagggttctattttaaccattttacaaaacatggggtccaaaaagtaatttgtcaaaatacaaggttcaaacagATAATAAGACAAAACACATTGTCCAAAAAGATATAGACCCATGTTTATATTCATTCATTATAACACATGTCACACAAGGAAGATCTGTTGTGAAAGTAGTTCTACAAATCTgaaatattttgtaaaacaatGCAAATTAATAAAAACAACAAGTATAAACATTAAATTGAAAAAGAACCCTATGACCTGAAGGGTCAAGGGTTTCTCAATGCATTTTAAGGGTCTTTTAAAGATTAGTACAAGCAATCCTGAGACCCAATGGTCTCTCAGTGTATTTTGAGGGTCTCTACAAAGATTGGTACACAAGAGGGTCTCTCACAGAATTTTAAGGGTCTCTCAGTGCATTTTAAGTATAAACATTAAATCGAAATTGGAAAAAAGATCCTAAGAACTCGAGGGTCTCTCAGTGTATTTTTAGGGTTTTTCAAAGATTGGTACAAGCAGTCTCTGCTAAGATTGGTACACTCAACTCAGGGTCTCTCAGTACATTTTAAGTATAAACATTAAATCAAAATTTGAAAAGGACCCTAAGAACTCGAGGGTCTCTCAGTGCATTTTTTGGGTCTTTCAAAGATTGGTACAAGCAATCCTGAGAGACTCATGAGATTGGTGCACATGACTCAGAGTCTCTCAGTGTATTTGAAGGGTCTCTACTATTTGTAATTAAATCTAACAACacaaataaacttaaaaaattttgaaattgtATATCAATAAACTTGAAATAAAAAGCATTCTATTCCactaaattcaaaatttcttACTTGTTCATTTGGCGAGGACTGAGAAAATGTTGTTTAAGTCTTCATTGTTGATTTTTTTCAAAGTGGGTATATTGTTGAAAGTTGACAggtcaaaaaattaaaatagtgaAGCAACTGAGAAGAAAGGGAAAAGGGGAATGAGAAGGAGAAGAAAGATACCCAGGTCTTGAAAAAAGAGACCACTCCTGGGTTTTGTTTCTAATTTAAGGCTTCGGATATCCTGAGTTACTTTAatctctttctttttattttttttaaagtttaagTTATATAAACTATGTTAATCTCGTATTATAAGTGCAACATCAgctttgttttcaaaatttattaaaaaacaaAAGGTCATTCTGCAAATTTCAGATTTGCATTAGGTTATTCCTGCCAATTTCCCTGATGAGCTTGTTTTCGGACTGTGTAACATTGTTTCATTTACAAAGTTTTTACTTTCATTTATGTCTAAAGGTTATGTTTATACAACtacaacataaatattttttttaatatgcatATTGTTTAGAAGTATTTggataataataacaataataacaaTCTTctataagtaaataaaaaattataaaaatgattGCTAAAAACAGCCTAAAATTAGCCAACCAGGACCATAATACCTCTACTTCAGTCCAGTCGTTCCTTAAGCCTCCCCAAGAATCTTGTTGCGATTGCTTTACAGTCTCCATGAGTAACCTAGAAAAAGATATTGACTTTCAAAATTGGAAAGGGAATATGATTAGATATGTAGATACCAGATCGATACCATTCATTACCAACCTCTCAATGTCCGAGTAAACTTGAATTGCAGGAGGAGGTTCTCTACTGCTTCTTCTACTTCTTCCTTTCTCGTAATCATAGTCATAATCATCATCCTCACTCTTGCACGAGATTCTGACTCTCCTATTATATTTATATGCGATTGCGGCGGTTGAGCGACGACCGcatccaccaccaccaccgaTTGTACGGCTTGGCGAAAGTGATATcagatggtgatggtgaggttGTACTTGCGCCCACCTTAGGGTTACCCAACTGCAACTGCCCATGGCTTACCCAACTTACACTTTCAGTAAAGACATACGTGCATATATGCAATTCAAAAAGCTCTTCTTTATGGATTTCAACACTCTACAAATCTTATAATACTTAAATTTACCACCCAAGATCGAAATCTAAATATAAGAGATGAAAATTAAAGGTCTGAGAAATCCGACGAGAAAGTAGGATAGATTAACAAATCGATCAACGAATAAACAATCCTAAGCTCAGTTAATGATTAACAACCCACAAACGAAACAACATCgagtaattattaaaattataatacaaaaaaaaaaaaagattggattGAATGAAATAAAAACCTGAATACTCAATAGTAGCAACGATTGCAGCCTCTCAACCTAAAATGGCAGAAGAAaagtttatttatattattagagGACATAAAATCAAATGGCATAGGcgagtaattttttattaaaaaaaattgaaaaaaaaaatattattttacaaaaacttatccaaaaaaaaaaactatctaaGTTCACTGCCTATAGATATAAAGTATTTTTAGCTGCCAATTTGACTTGACAATGTTGATATTATGTATTTGAGAGAATGATGAGCTCACAGGTCTCACCCCTCACCTCCACACCTATGCTTCCAGTAAAcaacctctcaatctcaacaccACCATCAACTCCCTCTAAACTACGCCactccttctcctcttcttcttccggGGTATATCACTCACTCTCCGAGAGAACCCACATTCCTTCTCATGTTTACAAGCACCCTTCGGCCATTCTCCTTGAGCTCTGCACTTCATTGCAAGAGCTTCGCCAAATCATTCCTCTCGTCATCAAGAATGGCCTCTATGGTGAGCTCTTGTTTCAGACTAAACTCCTCAGCTTGTTCTGTAAATATGGAAGCCTCGTCGAAGCAGTTCGAGTTTTCGAATCTGTTGAAGACAAAGCTGATGTTTTTTACCATACATTGCTTAAAGGGTATGCGAAAAACTCGTCTTTGGAAGATTCTTTCTCGTTTTATTGTCGTATGAAGTATGATGATGTTGAACCGGTTGTGTATAACTTTACGTATTTGTTGAAAGTAATTGGAGATAATTCGGACCTTAGAAGGGGTAAGGAGGTTCATGGGCAGCTAATAACATCTGGGTTTGCGTTGAATTTGTTTGCCATGACTTCGGTTGTTAATTTGTATGCTAAGTGCGGACGAATTGATGAAGCATATAAAATGTTCGATAGAATGCCTGAGAGGGACTTAGTATCCTGGAATACCATTATTGCTGGTTATGCGCAAAATGGGCACGCGAAAAAAGCTTTGAGTCTGATTGTTCGAATGCAGGATGAGAGCCAGAGGCCTGATTCGATCACATTGGTTACAGTTTTGCCTGCTGCTGCAGATGTTAAATCTTTAAGGATTGGAAAGTCTATTCATGCTTATGTTATAAGAGCTGGATTTGAATCACAGGTGAATATTGCAACTGCTCTTGTTGACATGTATTCAAAATGTGGCTATGTGGGGATTGCAAGGTTGATTTTCAATAGGATGACAGAAAGGACTGTTGTTTCTTGGAACTCCATGATTGATGGGTATGTTCAAAGTGAAGATCCCAAGGAAGCATTGGAGGTATTTCAAAAGATGTTGGATGAGGATTTTGAACCATCCAATGTTACCATTATGGAGGCATTGCATGCTTGTGGTGATTTAGGTGATATTGAACGGGGAAGGCTCCTTCATAAATTGTTGGATCGACTGGGTCTTGGGTCTGATGTTTCTGTGATGAACTCTCTGATATCGATGTATTCAAAATGTAAGAGAGTGGATATTGCTGCCAAGATCTTTGAAAAGTTGCAGGGTAAAACTCCTGTTTCATGGAATGCGATGATATTAGGGTATGCTCAAAATGGGCGAGTAAAGGAGGCCTTGAGTCACTTTTGTAAGATGCAATCTCAAAATATAAAGATGGATACATTTACCATGGTTAGTGTCATTCCTGCTCTAGCAGAGTTATCTATTACACGTCAGGCCAAGTGGATTCATGGACTTGTTATAAGATCTTGTTTTGATAAAAATGTTTTTGTGATGACTGCTCTTGTAGACATGTATGCAAAATGTGGAGCCATTAATACTGCAAGAAAACTCTTTGATATAATGGGCGAGAGGCATGTTACAACTTGGAATGCCATGATAGATGGATATGGAACACACGGGCTTGGAAAAGCTGCAATTGATTTGTTCAAGGAAATGCATAAGGGTGCTATAAAGCCTAATGAAGTAACATTTCTGTGTGTTATCTCTGCTTGCAGCCACTCAGGTTTGGTGGAAGAGGGGCTCAAATCATTTGAGAGCATGAAGAAAGATTATGGCATAGAGCCTGCAATGGATCACTATGGAGCCATGGTTGATCTTCTTGGTAGAGCTGGCCAGCTCAATGATGCTTGGGAGTTTATTCAAAAAATGCCGATTGAGCCTGGGATTACAGTGTTTGGTGCCATGTTAGGTGCTTGCAGAATTCACAAAAATGTTGAGCTTGGGGAAATGGCAGCTATGAGAATTTTTCAGTTAAATCCAGATGATGCTGGCTACCATGTATTGCTTTCTAACATATATGCATCAGCTTCAATGTGGGATAAAGTTGCCAAAGTTCGAACAATGATGGGGAGTAAAGGGCTAAAGAAAACTCCAGGCTGCAGCTTAGTAGATTTAGGAAAAGAACTTCATACTTTCTACTCTGGAAGCACACTACATCCACAGTCCAACCAGATCTACGGCTTTCTTGAAACTCTTGGAGAAGAGATAAAGGCTGCTGGGTATGTTCCAGACACTAATTCAATTCATGATGTCGAAGATGATGTTCAAAAACAGTTGCTCAATAGCCACAGTGAGAAGCTGGCTATTTCATTTGGACTACTAAATACCAGTCCTGGCACAACATTACACATTAGGAAGAATCTAAGAGTTTGTGGTGACTGTCATAATGCCACAAAATATATATCACTCGTTACTGGACGAGAAATCATTGTGCGTGACATGCATCGCTTCCACCATTTCAAGAATGGAACTTGTTCTTGTGGTGATTATTGGTGAACTTAATACTCTTGTTAGGGGTATTCTTGTGTGTTTGCTGTAGTATGACATTCTTGTTGGTTTCTATGGTTGTAACCTTTAGGTGTATAGATTTAGAAGATTGTTTGGCTGTATTACGAGATGTTTACAAATCATGAATTGCTGGACCATCATGTCCATTGCCTGTAAGATTTTgaataaaaaaacaaacaaaaatacaatCTGTCCAATACAAAAAATGATTTACATTTTCAACATCCTGGAATGTCTTCCTTTCAGATTGGTATGTCTTCTTCTACCCCTAGGAGAATATCACTTTTGTGTCTCCCAAATTGATTTACTATGCATGAGAAGTTTGGATATATATAGCAGGTAGTTAGAACAGACTAACAACCCAACAGCTAACTTCTAACAGACTATACAGGACCAATAACAGAAACTAACTCTTAACCACCATAGCCCCTAGCTAGTAGTTATGTGTACAGTTTCATACAATCTTAATATCCACTTCAATTTTCCCAATAATCAAAATATTTGAAAACCTCTTACCTCAAAGTAAGGGGAAAAAAATAGAGAAAGTGAGATATAAAATTGGAGCAGATATGACTTGGTGCTATTAACATATTTGTTTAGGTCAACTCTACCACATTACATACAATAAAGATCAAGATTCAAGAAATTAATTGCCTAGTTTGATAAACACCACTAGCTAGCAATCTGATGACTCAGTATTGTTACACTACTATAAACAAATACTTCTTTTGGATTACAAACAAAGAGTTCATGAAGACAAGTCAAAATTAAGAGGGGAAAAAATATAACTAGAGTAGATCTACATGGGAGGAAAAACAAAAAGGATTCTCAGTCACAAAAAGCAGCCAAAACTAGGGAGGAAAGACTTGATGGCGAGAATGATGAATACTTAAAATGTATGATGACCACTAATAAAAAAACCCAAACATGTATACTAGAACAGACAGCTCACATCTAAGGAGACTGATCGCTATTCTGTGTAAAAATCTCACCATAGTGGCACAGTGTTAACATCTTAGATGAGACGATGAACTCAATCTTAGCTGTTGGTATCCTTTGATACTCTACCTTCATCTTCATAGAAGTTATGATTTTAAGAAAACCGGAAAGCCTACAAATTCAATCTTGCCTTCATGCGCCTGAACAATGCTAGGAAGCACGTCTTTATACTTCTTCACCAGGTTCTCCACGAATTTCTGTTCAGTCATTCTGAGATAATAGATAATGTTGACATCTTCCTTTAGAAAACCTGATGCTATCAAAAGTTGCAGAACTGAACTCCGAGGAATAATTCTCTTCTCCAAGCTAAGCATTAAAAGATTTGGATTCCTGCAAATCACAGAAATGTCGATATTCAACTTGTTAATGAGGAAATGCATGACTTTCTTGAGCTTTTTCTCTGAAATAAGCATACACATAGGTTGCATTTTGAATGCTGAATACACCTGATCTTTTGTCAAGCCAAAACTTTTATAAGCTTCAACCTTTTGCTCCCACAATGCCTTACTCATCACAGCCATGGAACGAATGGCAAGAACAAAGAGCAAAGTATTGGGATTGAAGCCCAACTTCACAACTTCACCAAGTATCTCAGTAAACTTCTGAGATCTCACAAGCAGTGTTCTTGGGTGAGCTATGAACAATTTCACGATTAAATTCTCAGGAACACCATGGCTCTTCAACATTGCTATGTTCGGCACAAGCATCTTTTCCAAATTGTATTCAAGTATCCAGTAGCAAGATTTTATAACGTTTCGAACATTCTCATCAGAGCCAAGAACCTGCTTAAGCACTTCAATACAAGGAATAATATGATTTTCCAGGCTCCTTTCTAGAATATAAGGCTCAGACGAAACAATTCTTGCGATATCCTCATCCGTAAAACCCATAGACTTTAAGAACTCAAGTTTTGGCTTCGCAGTCTTGTTTGTATTGCAGAAATGCAATGAAGGAAGTTTCATGGTCAACGCCCTGATTTGTTCATCACTAAAACCATGAGATCTAAACAACTGAACTGATTCCACTACATCACAATCAAGCATACGAGGGTCTTTAGTCACTAATTTTACCATGCTAGCACCAGAAAACCCCAAAGACTCGAGAAACTCCATTTTAGGCCTAAGTGTATCTTCCACATCAGCCTCAAGCAATTGAGG is a window of Humulus lupulus chromosome 4, drHumLupu1.1, whole genome shotgun sequence DNA encoding:
- the LOC133830101 gene encoding pentatricopeptide repeat-containing protein At1g11290, chloroplastic, with protein sequence MMSSQVSPLTSTPMLPVNNLSISTPPSTPSKLRHSFSSSSSGVYHSLSERTHIPSHVYKHPSAILLELCTSLQELRQIIPLVIKNGLYGELLFQTKLLSLFCKYGSLVEAVRVFESVEDKADVFYHTLLKGYAKNSSLEDSFSFYCRMKYDDVEPVVYNFTYLLKVIGDNSDLRRGKEVHGQLITSGFALNLFAMTSVVNLYAKCGRIDEAYKMFDRMPERDLVSWNTIIAGYAQNGHAKKALSLIVRMQDESQRPDSITLVTVLPAAADVKSLRIGKSIHAYVIRAGFESQVNIATALVDMYSKCGYVGIARLIFNRMTERTVVSWNSMIDGYVQSEDPKEALEVFQKMLDEDFEPSNVTIMEALHACGDLGDIERGRLLHKLLDRLGLGSDVSVMNSLISMYSKCKRVDIAAKIFEKLQGKTPVSWNAMILGYAQNGRVKEALSHFCKMQSQNIKMDTFTMVSVIPALAELSITRQAKWIHGLVIRSCFDKNVFVMTALVDMYAKCGAINTARKLFDIMGERHVTTWNAMIDGYGTHGLGKAAIDLFKEMHKGAIKPNEVTFLCVISACSHSGLVEEGLKSFESMKKDYGIEPAMDHYGAMVDLLGRAGQLNDAWEFIQKMPIEPGITVFGAMLGACRIHKNVELGEMAAMRIFQLNPDDAGYHVLLSNIYASASMWDKVAKVRTMMGSKGLKKTPGCSLVDLGKELHTFYSGSTLHPQSNQIYGFLETLGEEIKAAGYVPDTNSIHDVEDDVQKQLLNSHSEKLAISFGLLNTSPGTTLHIRKNLRVCGDCHNATKYISLVTGREIIVRDMHRFHHFKNGTCSCGDYW
- the LOC133830103 gene encoding uncharacterized protein LOC133830103 isoform X2, with amino-acid sequence METVKQSQQDSWGGLRNDWTEVEGAWVLKPKSIPPKCVVHFVGGIFVGAAPQLTYRLFLERLSEKGVLIIATPYASGFDYFFIADEVQFKFDRCLRFLRDTVSDLPSFGIGHSLGSVIHLLIGSRYAVQRNGNVLMAFNNKEASSAIPLFSPVLVPMAQSIGPILSQIASSPTIRLGAEMTLKQLENLSPPIMKQVLPLVEQLPPLYMDLVKGREDFTPKPEETRRLIKSYYGISRNLLVKFKDDTIDETSTLAQLLSSESSISSMLDMSIRLMPGDHGLPLQQAIPDVPPAMADAVNRGSEFLANLSAGTPWETVAKEVGNTLGTDSRVLRTERSKDINLLVEVITSWMDSNAGQKSLRP
- the LOC133830103 gene encoding uncharacterized protein LOC133830103 isoform X1; its protein translation is MGSCSWVTLRWAQVQPHHHHLISLSPSRTIGGGGGCGRRSTAAIAYKYNRRVRISCKSEDDDYDYDYEKGRSRRSSREPPPAIQVYSDIERLLMETVKQSQQDSWGGLRNDWTEVEGAWVLKPKSIPPKCVVHFVGGIFVGAAPQLTYRLFLERLSEKGVLIIATPYASGFDYFFIADEVQFKFDRCLRFLRDTVSDLPSFGIGHSLGSVIHLLIGSRYAVQRNGNVLMAFNNKEASSAIPLFSPVLVPMAQSIGPILSQIASSPTIRLGAEMTLKQLENLSPPIMKQVLPLVEQLPPLYMDLVKGREDFTPKPEETRRLIKSYYGISRNLLVKFKDDTIDETSTLAQLLSSESSISSMLDMSIRLMPGDHGLPLQQAIPDVPPAMADAVNRGSEFLANLSAGTPWETVAKEVGNTLGTDSRVLRTERSKDINLLVEVITSWMDSNAGQKSLRP
- the LOC133830102 gene encoding transcription termination factor MTERF15, mitochondrial-like isoform X1 — encoded protein: MLRLICKRLSLVNSRASPLVHGFSSSNSFTRPMSEMSSSIDRQSFTVSYLQNSCGLSQNSAIAASKKLLFENSEQPDLVLELLRTQGLTQSQIEKIIVTRPQLLEADVEDTLRPKMEFLESLGFSGASMVKLVTKDPRMLDCDVVESVQLFRSHGFSDEQIRALTMKLPSLHFCNTNKTAKPKLEFLKSMGFTDEDIARIVSSEPYILERSLENHIIPCIEVLKQVLGSDENVRNVIKSCYWILEYNLEKMLVPNIAMLKSHGVPENLIVKLFIAHPRTLLVRSQKFTEILGEVVKLGFNPNTLLFVLAIRSMAVMSKALWEQKVEAYKSFGLTKDQVYSAFKMQPMCMLISEKKLKKVMHFLINKLNIDISVICRNPNLLMLSLEKRIIPRSSVLQLLIASGFLKEDVNIIYYLRMTEQKFVENLVKKYKDVLPSIVQAHEGKIEFVGFPVFLKS
- the LOC133830102 gene encoding transcription termination factor MTEF1, chloroplastic-like isoform X2 — protein: MLRLICKRLSLVNSRASPLVHGFSSSNSFTRPMSEMSSSIDRQSFTVSYLQNSCGLSQNSAIAASKKLLFENSEQPDLVLELLRTQGLTQSQIEKIIVTRPQLLEADVEDTLRPKMEFLESLGFSGASMVKLVTKDPRMLDCDVVESVQLFRSHGFSDEQIRALTMKLPSLHFCNTNKTAKPKLEFLKSMGFTDEDIARIVSSEPYILERSLENHIIPCIEVLKQVLGSDENVRNVIKSCYWILEYNLEKMLVPNIAMLKSHGVPENLIVKLFIAHPRTLLVRSQKFTEILGEVVKLGFNPNTLLFVLAIRSMAVMSKALWEQKVEAYKSFGLTKDQESKSFNA